One part of the Schistocerca piceifrons isolate TAMUIC-IGC-003096 chromosome 7, iqSchPice1.1, whole genome shotgun sequence genome encodes these proteins:
- the LOC124805321 gene encoding cuticle protein 19.8-like — protein MFKQVIVVLAVVAACLATPGPKPTPGLLASYVAAAPVAYTAHAVAAPVAYTAAAAPVAYAAPYSAAYVAPYPAAYRAAILG, from the exons ATGTTCAAGCAG GTGATCGTcgtgctggccgtggtggccgccTGCCTGGCCACCCCCGGACCCAAACCGACCCCCGGCCTGCTGGCCAGCTACGTGGCCGCCGCCCCCGTCGCCTACACCGCCCATGCAGTCGCCGCCCCCGTCGCCTACACCGCAGCCGCCGCCCCTGTGGCGTACGCCGCTCCGTACTCGGCTGCCTACGTAGCCCCGTACCCAGCAGCCTACAGGGCAGCCATCCTCGGATGA